From one Salinibacterium hongtaonis genomic stretch:
- a CDS encoding adenylosuccinate synthase — MPAIVLIGAQWGDEGKGKATDLLGDRVDYVVKFNGGNNAGHTVVIGNEKYALHLLPSGILSPGVVPVIANGVVVDIEVLFEELDALAARGVDVSRLRVSANAHVITRYHRTLDKVTERFLGKRQIGTTGRGIGPTYADKINRVGIRIQDLFDENILRQKVEGALVTKNHLLVKIYNRRAITVDEIVDDLLQYVERLRPMVDDTALVLTRALDDGKTVLFEAGQATMLDVDHGTYPFVTSSNATSGGAATGSGVAPNRFERVIGVVKAYTTRVGSGPFPTELFDESGDFLRNNGGEFGTTTGRPRRCGWYDAPIARYSARINGVTDFVLTKLDVLTGLKEIPVCVAYDVDGVRVDEMPVSQTDFHHAVPIYENFPGWDEDITGAREFSDLPQAAQDYVLALEAISGSRISAIGVGPGRDAIVVRHDLLG, encoded by the coding sequence ATGCCCGCAATCGTGCTGATCGGTGCCCAATGGGGCGATGAAGGCAAGGGCAAGGCCACCGACCTGCTCGGAGACCGTGTCGATTACGTCGTCAAGTTCAACGGCGGCAACAACGCCGGCCACACCGTTGTTATCGGCAACGAAAAGTATGCGCTGCACCTGCTGCCCTCCGGCATCCTGTCGCCCGGCGTCGTGCCCGTCATCGCCAACGGCGTCGTTGTCGATATCGAGGTGCTGTTCGAGGAGCTCGACGCCCTCGCCGCCCGCGGAGTCGACGTGTCTCGCCTTCGTGTGAGCGCCAACGCTCACGTGATCACGCGCTACCACCGCACGCTCGACAAGGTCACGGAACGCTTTCTCGGCAAGCGTCAGATCGGCACCACCGGTCGCGGAATCGGCCCGACGTATGCCGACAAGATCAACCGCGTCGGCATCCGCATTCAAGACCTCTTCGACGAGAACATCCTGCGTCAGAAGGTCGAAGGCGCGCTCGTCACCAAGAACCACCTGCTCGTCAAGATCTACAACCGTCGCGCCATCACGGTCGACGAGATCGTCGACGACCTGCTGCAGTATGTGGAGCGCCTGCGCCCCATGGTCGACGACACGGCCCTCGTGCTCACGCGCGCCCTCGACGACGGCAAGACCGTGCTGTTCGAGGCAGGCCAGGCCACGATGCTGGATGTTGACCACGGCACATACCCGTTCGTCACGTCGTCCAACGCCACGTCGGGCGGTGCTGCGACGGGTTCCGGAGTGGCACCGAACCGCTTCGAGCGCGTGATCGGCGTCGTCAAGGCCTACACGACCCGCGTCGGTTCGGGCCCGTTCCCCACGGAGCTGTTCGACGAGAGCGGCGACTTCTTGCGCAACAACGGAGGCGAGTTCGGCACGACGACGGGTCGCCCCCGTCGCTGTGGTTGGTACGACGCCCCCATCGCCCGCTACTCGGCCCGCATCAACGGTGTGACCGACTTCGTCCTCACCAAGCTTGATGTGCTCACGGGCCTCAAGGAGATCCCCGTCTGTGTCGCGTACGACGTCGACGGTGTTCGCGTGGACGAGATGCCCGTCTCGCAGACGGACTTTCACCACGCTGTGCCCATCTACGAGAACTTCCCCGGATGGGACGAGGACATCACGGGCGCCCGCGAGTTCTCCGACCTGCCGCAGGCGGCGCAGGACTACGTGCTCGCCCTTGAGGCGATCAGCGGATCCCGCATCTCGGCGATTGGTGTTGGCCCCGGGCGCGACGCGATTGTCGTGCGCCACGACCTGCTCGGCTAG
- a CDS encoding GlcG/HbpS family heme-binding protein produces the protein MTITLGAARATLDEAMRLAEAAGLRGSVSIADEHGRLVCSARMDGASWFTLGVANAKAQTAATFKRPSDSLGRLKDDYPELLRHIDDQLAFRVTTLPGGVPLGADGSLGGIGVSGAHPEQDLRIAQESAAFFIARR, from the coding sequence ATGACAATCACTCTGGGGGCTGCGCGGGCCACACTCGATGAGGCGATGCGCCTTGCCGAGGCCGCCGGGCTACGCGGGAGCGTCTCGATTGCTGACGAGCATGGCAGGCTAGTGTGCTCCGCCCGCATGGACGGTGCCAGTTGGTTCACGCTCGGTGTCGCCAACGCCAAAGCCCAGACGGCCGCCACGTTCAAGCGCCCCAGCGACTCACTCGGCAGGCTCAAAGACGACTACCCCGAGCTACTGCGCCACATTGACGACCAACTCGCATTCCGCGTAACAACGCTGCCCGGCGGAGTCCCGCTGGGCGCCGACGGCTCCCTGGGCGGAATCGGCGTCAGCGGCGCCCACCCGGAGCAGGATCTGCGGATCGCCCAGGAGTCAGCCGCGTTCTTCATCGCCCGCCGCTGA
- a CDS encoding GNAT family N-acetyltransferase gives MTTARPPLSVLNGRFVTLEPLTDNHLPELFEAIAHPQVFAGGYGGGPAGLPATLTEFCAFARAYYPFGAGNPYAIRLRGGAHDGVLVGTSTLGDFELADEAAHIGWTAYDPRVWGTAVNPEAKLLLLGLAFDSGFGRVKIQADAANERSRAAILRLGATLEGILRHERRRADGSWRDTAIYSILVEEWPEVRQALEARIAAQGERPVLYRGVP, from the coding sequence GTGACCACGGCCCGTCCCCCTCTATCTGTGCTTAACGGGCGGTTTGTTACGCTCGAGCCCCTCACTGACAATCACCTGCCAGAACTGTTTGAGGCGATCGCGCATCCTCAGGTCTTCGCGGGCGGATACGGCGGCGGCCCCGCAGGCTTGCCAGCTACCCTCACCGAATTCTGCGCTTTTGCGCGGGCGTATTACCCCTTCGGGGCGGGCAACCCTTACGCAATTCGGCTGCGGGGCGGAGCGCACGATGGCGTGCTGGTGGGCACCTCAACTCTCGGCGACTTTGAACTGGCAGACGAAGCGGCCCACATCGGCTGGACGGCCTACGATCCGCGGGTCTGGGGCACAGCGGTCAACCCCGAGGCCAAGCTCCTGCTGCTCGGGCTCGCGTTCGATAGCGGGTTCGGTCGGGTCAAGATTCAGGCGGATGCCGCCAACGAGCGGTCCCGCGCCGCCATTCTCCGCCTCGGCGCCACCCTCGAGGGCATTCTGCGGCACGAACGTCGCCGGGCGGATGGCTCGTGGCGTGACACGGCGATCTACTCGATCCTCGTGGAAGAGTGGCCCGAGGTGCGGCAGGCCTTGGAGGCGCGGATCGCGGCACAGGGTGAGCGTCCCGTGCTGTATCGCGGCGTGCCGTGA
- a CDS encoding acyl-CoA dehydrogenase family protein — translation MASVSLPRTIFDADHDDFRHMVRRFVDQEVVPHLEEWEGLGQVDRDLFRKAGATGMLGMSAPERFGGGGVDDFRFNAIFIEELACVGASAVVMALCGFNDLVAPYFIAFGSDEQNDRLLAPMIAGEKVGAIALTEPGTGSDLAAITTTARPDGDHFVLNGAKTFISNGMLADVVVVAARTDPEAGRAGISLLCVETDSPGFSRNGPLKKIGLGAQDTAELFFDDVRVPRENVLGSEGEGWVQMRKNLSAERLHIAVTSMARMRATFEQALAYASDRRAFGQRIADFQANRFYLAELATEIEITQVFVDRCIQDASSHKLDEVTAAMAKWWTTELHQRVIQRALQLHGGYGFMKEYPVAHDYMDSRVNTIFGGTTEIMKEIIGRRLTRAD, via the coding sequence ATGGCATCTGTATCCCTACCGCGCACGATTTTCGATGCCGACCACGATGACTTCCGTCATATGGTGCGTCGTTTCGTGGACCAGGAAGTTGTGCCCCACTTGGAGGAGTGGGAAGGCTTGGGTCAAGTGGATCGTGACCTCTTTCGCAAGGCCGGCGCAACAGGAATGTTGGGGATGTCCGCGCCCGAACGCTTCGGGGGCGGCGGAGTGGATGACTTCCGCTTCAATGCGATCTTCATCGAAGAGCTGGCCTGTGTCGGTGCATCTGCAGTGGTGATGGCGTTGTGCGGCTTCAACGACCTCGTTGCACCGTATTTCATCGCCTTCGGAAGCGACGAGCAGAACGACCGCCTGCTGGCTCCCATGATCGCTGGCGAGAAGGTGGGCGCAATTGCACTTACCGAGCCCGGCACGGGTTCTGACCTGGCCGCGATCACCACTACCGCGCGCCCCGACGGTGACCATTTCGTTCTTAACGGAGCCAAGACGTTCATCTCCAACGGCATGCTCGCCGACGTCGTCGTCGTCGCCGCCCGGACGGACCCGGAGGCCGGGCGTGCGGGAATCAGTCTGTTGTGTGTCGAGACGGACTCACCCGGCTTTTCCCGCAACGGTCCTCTGAAGAAGATTGGCCTGGGTGCCCAAGACACCGCTGAGCTGTTTTTCGACGACGTGCGCGTGCCCCGTGAAAATGTTCTCGGCTCGGAGGGCGAGGGGTGGGTGCAGATGCGTAAGAACCTCTCCGCAGAGCGCCTCCATATCGCGGTCACGTCGATGGCTCGGATGCGAGCGACTTTCGAACAGGCTCTCGCATACGCCTCGGATCGCCGCGCGTTCGGCCAGCGGATCGCCGACTTTCAGGCGAATCGCTTTTATCTCGCCGAGCTCGCAACCGAGATTGAGATCACCCAGGTCTTTGTCGATCGCTGCATCCAGGACGCCTCCTCGCACAAGCTCGACGAGGTCACCGCCGCGATGGCTAAGTGGTGGACCACCGAATTGCATCAGCGGGTCATTCAACGAGCCCTTCAGCTTCACGGCGGCTATGGCTTCATGAAGGAGTACCCGGTGGCGCACGACTATATGGATTCGCGCGTGAACACGATTTTCGGCGGCACGACCGAAATCATGAAAGAGATCATCGGGCGTCGGCTCACCCGCGCGGACTGA
- a CDS encoding ABC transporter substrate-binding protein, with product MKIFRPALAVVAGALLVLTGCSGGAAGGGAQDSDITTTSWGAQVLERGEPQEGGSLTYGLGAVVESLDPAGSAVSGNMIMREIYGVLFSYDDEERNIRPDMAESIDSEDGGVTWTLKIKPGFTFTDGNPYDAEAVKSHFERIAAEGSLSRSAQDMRQIASMEVQDAQTLFITLKEAWTGFPDVLVGAYPGGPAMVPSPAAVEQFGDAIATNPVGAGPFKLESFQPGGDVVLVKNPDYAGEDQPHLDELVFVTATDTQSRISAGLAGDIDIARAQSAVDLQTAADGGLTMLTQPDSAYYNLVLNLSAPPFDDERMRRALAYGIDQQGLNAAVFEGKHDIMSGLMLSTSPFFVDTDWPTYDVDKAKELVEEYTADTGNPAEFTLTTTSPPEFQQQAAVLQQMLADAGIEMSINVSDQPTMVSEARSGNFQAQHRYIEIIDVNYARTAFYSTSGGNNGLKGDPTVDRVLDEMRTAPDDEIKGLYEELQQGLTDWMPQIPLVAVKNGVFVSDRVGGYPGNLIGLPEPDFRFVWARSE from the coding sequence ATGAAGATTTTCCGTCCAGCTCTCGCGGTCGTCGCCGGAGCGTTGTTGGTGCTCACCGGATGCAGCGGCGGTGCCGCTGGTGGTGGCGCCCAGGACAGCGACATCACCACGACGTCGTGGGGGGCCCAAGTGCTCGAGCGCGGTGAACCGCAGGAGGGTGGCAGCCTCACCTACGGTCTGGGCGCCGTTGTCGAGTCGCTCGACCCCGCCGGCTCCGCCGTGAGTGGCAACATGATCATGCGAGAGATTTACGGGGTGCTCTTTTCCTACGACGACGAAGAGCGCAACATCCGCCCCGATATGGCTGAATCGATCGACAGCGAAGACGGTGGAGTCACCTGGACTCTCAAGATCAAGCCCGGGTTCACCTTCACGGATGGCAACCCCTACGACGCTGAGGCGGTCAAGTCCCACTTCGAGCGCATCGCGGCTGAGGGTTCGCTCTCGCGCTCCGCGCAAGACATGCGTCAGATTGCCTCGATGGAGGTCCAGGACGCGCAAACCCTGTTCATCACCCTCAAGGAGGCATGGACCGGGTTCCCCGACGTGCTCGTCGGCGCCTACCCGGGTGGCCCCGCTATGGTTCCCTCGCCCGCCGCAGTCGAGCAGTTCGGTGATGCCATCGCAACGAACCCCGTGGGAGCAGGGCCGTTCAAGCTCGAGTCCTTCCAGCCTGGTGGCGACGTCGTGCTGGTGAAAAACCCCGACTACGCGGGTGAGGATCAGCCGCACCTCGACGAGCTCGTGTTCGTTACGGCGACGGACACTCAGTCGCGCATCTCCGCGGGACTAGCCGGTGACATCGACATCGCCCGTGCACAGTCTGCGGTCGACCTCCAGACAGCGGCAGACGGCGGACTCACAATGCTCACGCAGCCGGACTCTGCGTACTACAACCTCGTTCTCAACCTTTCGGCCCCGCCGTTCGATGATGAGCGTATGCGGCGTGCCTTGGCTTATGGCATCGACCAGCAGGGTCTCAACGCGGCGGTGTTCGAGGGTAAGCACGACATCATGTCCGGTTTGATGCTCAGCACGAGCCCGTTCTTCGTTGACACCGACTGGCCGACCTACGATGTCGACAAGGCGAAGGAACTAGTTGAGGAATACACGGCCGACACCGGAAACCCCGCGGAATTCACCCTGACTACGACCAGCCCGCCCGAGTTCCAGCAGCAGGCGGCAGTCCTCCAGCAGATGCTCGCCGACGCTGGCATCGAGATGTCGATCAACGTGAGTGACCAGCCCACCATGGTCTCTGAGGCACGATCCGGAAACTTCCAGGCACAGCACCGTTACATCGAAATCATCGATGTGAACTACGCCCGCACTGCGTTCTACAGCACCTCGGGCGGCAACAACGGGCTCAAGGGCGATCCGACGGTCGACCGCGTCCTCGACGAGATGCGTACGGCGCCTGACGACGAAATCAAGGGCCTCTATGAGGAGTTGCAGCAGGGGCTGACCGACTGGATGCCGCAGATCCCTCTGGTGGCAGTAAAGAATGGAGTCTTCGTCAGCGACCGAGTGGGCGGCTACCCGGGCAACCTGATCGGCCTCCCCGAGCCCGACTTCCGTTTCGTCTGGGCCCGTTCGGAGTAA
- a CDS encoding LuxR C-terminal-related transcriptional regulator produces MSEIYSTPRVPRNVVHRARISQRIDTATGLVIVRGVAGTGKTVAAADWATTRNPDAAPGVWLSVQADTATQEAFWRAVLLLCADASIIGPSDQLHTLLSTSVAHPRMLRHHIIRGLAQHATPLVLVVDNAHLCEAVVVEDIIAIVEASPLITVVAITAERGTFDSNWVELSLEPTLIRNRDLLFTPAETAELLVALDVADPDGSVAEALRTSSGGLAVVAKGVVRALQREGSAIDADAVHRRVGLGGHGVFNELWGGDQASDRDVYHLVTLSIAETLTEEIAQRLTGSDSMGEILDFLAAAGMGSWTDGHDGQEFRFETRMRDSLRRELEARAPEEYNRVRGILMRCEFDREHYSAALGHAVALEEFDLATDIIIRAYSPVLHRHRAETIAHLSALSRRTLARQPLLAMTLALAYNAQQGQRMRALEMFAIALTAVRTSARNSDPVRRAVLQSAENAALRISGTPEKSLAAAERTARLLDELTLDERDRLEPFFGTLFPQVGLSFFYGGEEERALEFFEAARALRPGSTDSGYLHGLALSAGTNALHGNMDEAQRCVDQARREVWPDGIDADYTGALYQVAEAMLSIENGDYSEALARVELMAPHLDTIEHWPLFMYVQSAAMLGLGRPLEAATVLERALRRGARPQITPVTRRRLDAVLSLLLLAAGHPRRASAVLKRHDANDPTISRALARAHLVDGNPQAARAALVNAPEWSPRTQAETLLLRATAAFQLDEHALALDHFERAVLLLNDRGLRHPFALLPAATRRDLLCLARDSGRLADYEQLLADLDSLPALLPAAEQAISLTDREVIVLAALRRTASTAEIAAELFVSVNTIKSQLRSIYRKLGVNSRDDALQAASRLGLYDR; encoded by the coding sequence ATGTCCGAGATATACTCCACGCCTCGAGTGCCACGCAACGTCGTGCATCGTGCGCGAATCTCGCAGCGAATCGACACGGCAACCGGCCTCGTCATAGTGCGAGGGGTCGCCGGTACCGGCAAAACCGTCGCGGCTGCCGACTGGGCAACGACCCGAAACCCCGACGCCGCGCCAGGCGTCTGGCTCAGCGTGCAAGCCGACACTGCGACGCAAGAAGCCTTCTGGCGCGCAGTGCTTCTCCTGTGCGCCGACGCCAGCATCATCGGCCCATCCGATCAGCTACATACGCTGCTCTCCACCTCAGTCGCGCATCCGCGGATGCTGCGCCACCACATCATCCGGGGGCTGGCGCAGCACGCCACACCGTTGGTGCTCGTGGTCGACAACGCACACCTGTGCGAAGCCGTCGTCGTCGAGGACATCATCGCAATTGTGGAGGCCAGCCCCCTCATCACGGTGGTCGCCATCACGGCCGAGCGTGGCACCTTCGACAGCAACTGGGTCGAACTCTCCCTCGAACCGACGCTCATCCGCAACCGAGATCTGCTCTTCACTCCCGCCGAAACTGCGGAACTGCTCGTAGCACTCGATGTCGCCGACCCCGATGGCAGTGTGGCCGAGGCCCTCCGCACGAGCTCAGGCGGGCTCGCCGTTGTGGCCAAGGGTGTCGTGCGAGCGCTTCAGCGTGAGGGTAGCGCGATCGATGCTGACGCGGTGCATCGGCGGGTCGGGCTCGGCGGCCACGGGGTGTTCAACGAGTTGTGGGGCGGCGACCAGGCGAGCGACCGTGACGTGTACCACCTGGTCACCCTCTCGATCGCGGAGACCCTCACCGAGGAAATCGCGCAACGCCTTACGGGCAGCGACTCGATGGGGGAGATTCTGGACTTTCTCGCGGCCGCAGGGATGGGCTCGTGGACGGACGGTCACGACGGCCAAGAATTTCGGTTCGAAACACGGATGCGTGACAGCCTTCGCCGCGAACTAGAGGCGCGCGCACCGGAGGAATACAACCGCGTGCGCGGCATTCTCATGCGGTGCGAGTTCGACCGCGAACACTATTCCGCTGCACTAGGCCATGCCGTTGCGCTCGAAGAATTCGACCTGGCCACCGACATCATCATCCGCGCATATAGCCCCGTATTGCACCGCCATCGGGCGGAGACCATCGCCCACCTCTCTGCGTTGTCCCGCCGCACTCTTGCCCGCCAGCCCCTCCTTGCGATGACGCTCGCCCTTGCCTACAACGCGCAGCAGGGCCAAAGGATGCGCGCACTCGAGATGTTCGCCATAGCTCTCACCGCCGTGCGCACAAGTGCTCGGAATTCAGACCCCGTGCGACGCGCTGTGCTGCAGAGCGCCGAGAACGCGGCGTTGCGCATCTCCGGAACACCAGAAAAGTCTCTCGCGGCTGCAGAGCGCACCGCCCGCCTGCTCGATGAGCTCACGCTCGACGAGCGCGACCGGCTCGAGCCGTTCTTCGGCACTTTGTTTCCGCAGGTTGGCCTCTCGTTCTTCTATGGGGGCGAAGAGGAACGTGCCCTGGAGTTTTTCGAGGCGGCCCGTGCGCTGCGGCCGGGAAGCACCGACTCCGGATATCTGCATGGGCTCGCCCTCAGCGCCGGAACCAACGCGCTTCACGGCAATATGGATGAAGCCCAGCGCTGCGTCGACCAGGCCAGGCGCGAGGTGTGGCCAGATGGCATCGACGCCGACTACACCGGGGCTCTCTACCAAGTCGCAGAGGCGATGCTGAGCATCGAGAATGGCGACTACTCGGAGGCGTTGGCGAGGGTCGAGCTCATGGCCCCGCATCTGGACACGATCGAGCACTGGCCCCTGTTCATGTACGTGCAGTCCGCGGCGATGCTCGGCCTGGGTCGCCCCCTCGAGGCGGCTACCGTGCTCGAGCGGGCCCTCAGAAGAGGCGCCCGCCCGCAGATAACACCCGTCACCCGCCGGCGGCTAGACGCTGTGCTGTCGCTGCTGTTGCTCGCAGCGGGGCATCCGCGCCGAGCGTCGGCAGTGCTCAAACGGCATGATGCGAACGACCCGACCATCTCCAGGGCACTCGCGCGCGCTCACCTGGTTGACGGCAACCCGCAGGCGGCCCGTGCTGCCCTCGTGAACGCCCCAGAATGGTCGCCGAGAACACAGGCAGAGACCCTGCTGCTGCGGGCAACCGCGGCCTTCCAACTCGATGAGCACGCGCTCGCCCTCGATCACTTTGAACGTGCAGTGCTGCTGCTCAACGACCGCGGCCTGCGGCATCCGTTCGCCCTGTTGCCCGCTGCCACCCGCCGGGATCTGCTGTGTCTCGCCCGCGACAGCGGCAGGCTGGCCGACTATGAGCAGCTTCTCGCCGACCTCGACAGCCTGCCCGCCCTCCTTCCGGCGGCGGAGCAGGCGATCAGCCTCACCGATCGCGAAGTCATCGTGCTTGCGGCCCTCAGACGCACCGCCAGCACGGCGGAGATCGCCGCCGAACTCTTCGTCTCGGTCAACACCATCAAGAGCCAGTTGCGCAGCATCTATCGCAAGCTCGGCGTGAACTCGCGAGACGATGCGCTCCAGGCAGCCAGCCGACTAGGCCTTTACGACCGGTAG
- a CDS encoding maleylpyruvate isomerase family mycothiol-dependent enzyme, which produces MSNTALFNASADAFLGLLAEVAPDQWESHGLGSWTVRSLAGHTARAILTVETYLGQDEPGSATIPSAEHYYNEVLEQFTDHTSIEQRGVEAGAWLGADPVGQVRDAINRTKVLISEQPSDRLVSIGGMGILLDEYLRTRVVELVVHSIDLARAIGSDFTPPKDALAMTVSLLAQTAVHRGSGVELVLALTGRERLPEGFTVV; this is translated from the coding sequence GTGAGTAACACTGCACTCTTTAATGCCTCTGCCGATGCCTTTCTCGGCCTGCTCGCCGAGGTCGCGCCCGACCAGTGGGAGTCCCACGGACTCGGCTCCTGGACGGTGCGGTCTCTTGCCGGCCACACCGCCCGCGCGATTCTCACGGTCGAGACGTACCTGGGCCAGGATGAGCCGGGTTCGGCCACGATTCCCTCGGCCGAGCACTACTACAACGAGGTCCTCGAGCAGTTCACCGACCACACGTCGATCGAGCAACGCGGTGTCGAAGCCGGCGCGTGGCTCGGGGCCGACCCTGTCGGCCAGGTTCGCGACGCCATCAACCGCACCAAGGTGCTCATTAGCGAGCAGCCATCAGACCGCCTCGTCTCGATCGGCGGCATGGGCATTCTGCTCGACGAGTACCTACGCACCCGCGTCGTCGAACTCGTCGTTCATTCGATCGACCTCGCCCGCGCCATCGGCTCTGACTTCACGCCGCCCAAGGATGCTCTGGCAATGACCGTGAGCCTGCTGGCTCAGACGGCCGTGCACCGAGGCTCGGGAGTCGAACTGGTGCTCGCCCTCACGGGCCGGGAGCGCCTACCCGAGGGCTTTACCGTCGTCTAG
- a CDS encoding acyl-CoA synthetase, translated as MHNHGLGSWMGKRRLKSPHKTALVWDEGKTITYAQLADLVDDVASTLASCGIGKGARVAYLGENSPAFMATLLGAVQLGGVFVPVNTRLAAPEIEYILTNSGARVLIHDAEFTERLSGVIDAVPHVITTNPEGLDVPVSARGAGRPDTSVTLDDPAVILYTSGTTGKPKGAILTHGNLTWASLNAIVDYDIVSTDVALMISPLFHVASLGMGALPIIMKGGTLILEKRFEPGHALALIQRYGVSMLAGVPTTYQMLCDHPDWATTDVSTMRKLTCGGSAVPARILNAYEERGLSFSQGYGMTETSPGVSSLAAERTRDKQGSVGVPHFFTDVRIVDEDGHQVPPGTVGEIEIRGPNVFAGYHGLPAETAAAFAEGDWFRSGDLGRFDDDGFLHISDRLKDMIISGGENIYPAEIENLINDIDGVTGAAVIGVPHERWGEVPWAVVTVRDDTTLDRESVRSHLDGRLARYKLPANVVVVEELPRTASGKIRKADLRTRFAGSNG; from the coding sequence ATGCATAACCACGGGCTCGGGTCCTGGATGGGCAAGCGACGGTTGAAGTCGCCACACAAGACTGCACTCGTGTGGGACGAGGGCAAGACGATCACGTATGCCCAGCTAGCAGACCTGGTCGACGATGTGGCCTCAACGCTCGCCAGCTGCGGTATCGGCAAGGGTGCCAGGGTTGCGTATCTGGGCGAAAATTCTCCGGCATTTATGGCCACGCTCCTGGGCGCGGTGCAGCTGGGCGGGGTGTTCGTGCCCGTCAATACGCGTCTCGCCGCTCCAGAGATTGAGTACATTCTGACCAACTCCGGTGCCCGAGTTCTCATCCACGACGCCGAGTTCACCGAAAGACTGTCTGGCGTCATCGATGCGGTCCCGCATGTGATCACGACGAATCCTGAGGGCCTGGACGTCCCCGTCTCTGCCCGCGGTGCTGGACGGCCCGACACGTCCGTCACTCTTGATGACCCTGCCGTAATCCTTTACACCTCCGGGACGACGGGCAAGCCGAAGGGTGCAATTCTCACGCACGGCAATCTCACGTGGGCTTCGCTGAACGCCATCGTGGACTACGACATCGTCTCCACGGACGTGGCCCTGATGATCTCGCCTCTGTTCCACGTTGCTTCTCTGGGAATGGGGGCACTGCCGATAATCATGAAGGGGGGGACACTGATTCTCGAGAAGCGGTTCGAACCGGGGCATGCCCTTGCCCTCATCCAGCGGTATGGCGTCTCGATGCTTGCTGGCGTCCCCACCACCTACCAGATGCTCTGCGATCACCCCGATTGGGCGACGACAGATGTCTCTACAATGCGAAAGCTGACGTGCGGAGGCTCGGCGGTTCCGGCGCGAATACTTAACGCCTACGAGGAGCGAGGCCTGTCGTTCTCGCAGGGCTATGGAATGACTGAGACATCGCCCGGGGTGTCATCGTTGGCGGCGGAGCGTACCCGGGATAAACAGGGCAGCGTCGGGGTGCCGCACTTCTTCACCGATGTGCGCATAGTTGACGAGGATGGCCATCAGGTGCCGCCGGGCACTGTGGGCGAGATCGAGATTCGCGGGCCCAATGTCTTCGCCGGATACCACGGTCTGCCCGCCGAGACTGCGGCCGCATTTGCCGAGGGGGATTGGTTCCGGTCCGGGGACCTCGGCCGCTTCGACGATGACGGGTTCCTTCATATCTCCGATCGACTGAAGGACATGATCATCTCGGGTGGCGAGAACATCTACCCGGCTGAGATCGAAAACCTCATCAATGACATCGACGGGGTAACCGGCGCCGCCGTCATCGGGGTGCCGCACGAGCGGTGGGGCGAGGTTCCCTGGGCCGTGGTGACGGTTCGGGATGACACGACCCTCGACCGGGAGTCGGTGCGATCCCATCTCGATGGCAGGCTGGCCCGCTACAAGCTTCCTGCCAACGTCGTCGTTGTTGAAGAACTGCCGCGCACAGCGAGTGGAAAGATCCGCAAGGCGGACCTCCGCACGCGGTTCGCCGGATCCAACGGCTGA